From Variimorphobacter saccharofermentans, one genomic window encodes:
- the ppdK gene encoding pyruvate, phosphate dikinase, protein MTKWVYLFKEGKADMKNLLGGKGANLAEMTNLGLPIPQGFTVTTEACTDYYNSGKKIRDEIKDQIFAALKQLEEQQGKKFGDTENPLLVSVRSGARASMPGMMDTILNLGLTDVAVEGFAKKTGNPRFAYDSYRRFIQMFSDVVMEISKSKFERVLDEIKEKKGVHFDTELTAEDLKEVIAQFKALYKEEKGTDFPQNPEDQLIEAVTAVFRSWDNPRAIYYRRMNDIPGDWGTAVNVQAMVFGNMGDTSGTGVAFTRNPSTGEAKIYGEYLINAQGEDVVAGIRTPQPITKLEEDMPEAYAEFMRIATLLENHYKDMQDMEFTIEDKKLYFLQTRNGKRTAPAALKIACDLVDEGKITKEEAIKRIEAKSLDQLLHPTFDAAALKAAKPVGSALPASPGAAAGRVYFTAEDAKNHHEKGERVILVRLETSPEDIEGMHAAEGILTVRGGMTSHAAVVARGMGTACVSGCGDITINEEEKYFTLAGNTVKEGDYISLDGSTGNIYIGDIPTVEASISGNFERIMKWADEIRTLKVRTNADTPADAANAVKFGAEGIGLCRTEHMFFEADRIPKIRKMILSKTVEAREAALNELIPFQKGDFKALYEVMEGRPVTIRFLDPPLHEFVPTDEADIAALAKDMGLSVQEVKDTCDSLHEFNPMMGHRGCRLAVTYPEIAKMQTRAVMEAAIEVKKEKGYDIVPEIMIPLVGEKRELKYVKEVVVETAEAVKKEMGSDIEYHVGTMIEIPRAALLADEIAEEAEFFSFGTNDLTQMTFGFSRDDAGKFLDAYYKNKIYESDPFARLDQEGVGQLVKMASEKGRATRPTIKLGICGEHGGDPSTVEFCHKVGLNYVSCSPFRVPIARLAAAQAALNQR, encoded by the coding sequence ATGACAAAATGGGTATATTTGTTTAAAGAAGGTAAGGCAGATATGAAAAACCTTCTTGGTGGTAAAGGCGCTAACTTAGCAGAAATGACTAATTTAGGTCTTCCAATTCCTCAAGGATTTACTGTAACGACAGAAGCTTGTACAGATTACTACAATAGTGGCAAGAAAATTAGAGATGAAATTAAGGATCAGATCTTTGCAGCCTTAAAGCAACTTGAGGAACAGCAGGGAAAGAAATTCGGTGATACCGAGAATCCTTTGTTAGTATCCGTTCGTTCTGGCGCTAGAGCTTCCATGCCTGGTATGATGGATACCATCCTGAACTTAGGTTTAACAGATGTAGCTGTAGAAGGCTTTGCAAAGAAGACAGGAAATCCGAGATTTGCATATGACTCCTATAGAAGATTTATCCAGATGTTCTCTGACGTAGTTATGGAGATCAGCAAATCCAAGTTCGAAAGAGTTTTGGATGAAATCAAAGAAAAGAAGGGTGTTCATTTTGACACCGAGCTTACTGCAGAAGACTTAAAAGAAGTTATTGCACAGTTTAAGGCTCTTTATAAAGAAGAAAAAGGCACCGATTTCCCTCAGAATCCAGAAGATCAGTTAATCGAAGCTGTTACCGCTGTATTCCGTTCTTGGGATAATCCTCGTGCGATCTACTATAGAAGAATGAATGACATCCCTGGTGATTGGGGTACTGCTGTTAACGTTCAGGCTATGGTATTTGGTAACATGGGTGATACTTCCGGTACTGGTGTTGCATTTACTCGTAATCCTTCCACCGGTGAAGCAAAGATTTATGGTGAATACTTAATCAATGCTCAGGGTGAAGACGTAGTTGCTGGTATCAGAACTCCTCAACCTATCACAAAGTTAGAGGAAGATATGCCGGAAGCTTATGCAGAGTTCATGAGAATTGCTACCTTACTTGAGAATCACTACAAAGATATGCAGGATATGGAGTTCACAATTGAGGACAAGAAGCTTTACTTCTTACAGACACGTAACGGTAAGAGAACAGCACCTGCTGCTTTGAAGATTGCTTGTGATTTAGTAGATGAAGGAAAGATTACCAAGGAAGAGGCTATCAAGAGAATTGAAGCAAAATCCTTAGATCAGTTATTACATCCTACCTTTGATGCTGCAGCATTAAAAGCAGCTAAGCCTGTAGGAAGCGCATTACCTGCATCTCCTGGTGCAGCTGCTGGTAGAGTATACTTTACAGCAGAAGATGCTAAGAATCATCATGAAAAAGGCGAGAGAGTAATTCTTGTTCGTCTTGAGACATCACCGGAAGATATCGAAGGTATGCATGCAGCTGAAGGTATCTTAACTGTACGTGGCGGTATGACTTCTCATGCAGCAGTAGTTGCTCGTGGTATGGGTACTGCTTGTGTATCTGGTTGCGGTGATATTACAATTAATGAAGAGGAAAAATACTTTACATTAGCTGGTAATACAGTAAAAGAAGGAGATTATATCTCCCTTGACGGTTCCACAGGTAACATCTACATTGGAGATATTCCTACTGTAGAAGCTTCCATCAGTGGTAACTTTGAAAGAATTATGAAATGGGCTGATGAGATCAGAACCTTAAAGGTAAGAACTAATGCAGATACTCCTGCAGATGCAGCAAATGCTGTAAAATTTGGTGCAGAAGGTATTGGTCTCTGCCGTACAGAGCATATGTTCTTCGAAGCTGATAGAATTCCTAAGATCAGAAAGATGATCTTAAGTAAGACAGTAGAAGCAAGAGAAGCAGCATTAAATGAGTTAATTCCTTTCCAGAAGGGTGACTTTAAGGCTCTTTATGAGGTAATGGAAGGAAGACCGGTTACTATCCGTTTCTTAGATCCTCCGTTACATGAGTTCGTTCCTACGGATGAAGCAGATATCGCTGCATTGGCAAAAGATATGGGTCTTTCCGTACAGGAAGTAAAAGACACCTGTGATTCCTTACATGAGTTCAACCCGATGATGGGTCACAGAGGTTGCCGTCTTGCAGTAACCTATCCTGAAATTGCAAAAATGCAGACCAGAGCCGTTATGGAAGCTGCTATTGAAGTAAAGAAAGAAAAAGGTTACGATATTGTTCCTGAAATCATGATACCTCTTGTTGGTGAGAAGAGAGAGTTAAAATATGTTAAGGAAGTAGTTGTTGAGACAGCAGAAGCAGTTAAGAAGGAAATGGGCTCCGATATCGAGTATCATGTAGGTACTATGATCGAGATTCCTCGTGCAGCATTACTTGCTGATGAAATCGCAGAAGAAGCAGAATTCTTCTCCTTCGGTACCAACGATTTAACACAGATGACATTTGGTTTCTCTCGTGATGATGCTGGTAAGTTCTTAGATGCTTACTACAAGAATAAGATCTATGAATCAGATCCATTTGCAAGACTTGACCAGGAAGGTGTTGGTCAGTTAGTGAAGATGGCATCTGAAAAGGGACGTGCTACCAGACCTACAATTAAGCTTGGTATCTGCGGTGAGCATGGTGGAGATCCTTCTACAGTAGAGTTCTGCCATAAGGTAGGATTGAACTATGTATCCTGTTCACCTTTCCGTGTGCCGATCGCAAGACTTGCAGCAGCACAGGCAGCATTGAATCAAAGATAA